GTCGTCCTCAGTGTGGAGCGGTGCATCGCGTAGTTGATGGTGGAGTCCATCTGCAACGGCATCCCGCGCTCCAGCCGGTTGAACACGACCCGGGCCACCTTGCCCATGTCCGCCTTGGTGGCGGCCTCGGCCTGGACGAGGCTGGCGACGGTGACCGCCTGATAGACGTTCATGGCGTTGCGCTGGGCGCCTGCCGCGATGGGCGCCCCGTTGAACCTCTTGTTCGCCGTGTCGACCATGTACGACAGCAGCGTCTGCGGGGTCGCCTTCTTGTGCAGCGGATAAGTCGCCGGGAAGAGGTAGCCCTCCGGGTTGCCGTCGGCGTCGTTCGGCAGTTTCAGACCGGCTTTCGGCAACGTCTTGGCGGTGGTGCCGGTCGGCAGGGCGAGCGCCTTGTCGACGGCCTCGTAGATCTGGCTCGCGCGCCAGCCCTCCGGGATGACCAGGGCCGTCGGCTTCGGCTCCTCCTTCTTCGGGCTCTCCAGGCGCTCCAGGCTCAGCAGCGGCACCGCCACGGCGGTGCCGGCCACGACGGCTCCGGTCGCGATGAGGACGAGACGGCCCCGGCGCGTCAGTCGAATCGTGCTCCGTGGCGGAGTGTTCATCTGCATGCGGGCACGGTAACCCTCATATCGTCACAAACCCGACATCGCTTGCCATACTTTCATCTTGTCGGCTCCAGGCGGGCGTCTCGTCGCACCAGGGCCGCATAGCGCCCGTTCCGCTCCAACAGGTCGTCGTGCGTGCCCCGTTCGGCCACCTGCCCGGATTCGAGGACGACGATCTGGTCGGCACCCCGAATGGTGGACAGCCGATGGGCGATGGTGAGGGTGGTGCGGTTGGCCGAGAGCGCGTCGATGGCCTCCTGGACGGCCCGTTCCGTACGGGTGTCCAGGGCGCTGGTCGCCTCGTCGAGGATCAGCACCGGCGGGTCGCGCAGGATGGTGCGGGCGATCGCCAGCCGCTGCTTCTCACCTCCGGAGAACCGGTGGCCGCGCTCGCCGACGACCGTGTCGTACCCGTCGGGCAGGCCGGCTATGTGGTCGTGGATCTGCGCCGCCCGCGCCGCCGCGTGCAGTTCCTCGTCGGTGGCGTCCGGCTTGGCGAAGCGCAGGTTGTCGGCGACCGTGGCGTGGAAGAGGTACGTCTCCTGCGAGACGACGCCGACCGCGCGGGCCAGGGTGTCGAAGTCGAGGTCGCGGACGTCGACACCGTCGAGGGTGACCCGGCCGCCCGTCACGTCGTACAGGCGCGGCACCAGGTAGCCCAGCGTGGACTTGCCGGCGCCGGTCGGGCCGACCACGGCGAGGCTGCCGCCGGCGGCGACGGTGACGTCGATGCCGTCGAGGACGGGCCCGCCCTTGCCGTCGTACCGGAAGGCGACGCCCTCGAAGCGGACCTCGCCCTTGATCTGGTCGAGGTGGACCGGGTCGGCGCGCTCGGTGATGTCGATGGGGAGGTCGAGGTACTCGAAGATGCGCTGGAAGAGCGCGAGGGAGGTCTGTATCTGCACCCCCGTCGACAGGAGGCCGACGGCGGGGCGGAACAGGCCCTGCTGGAGCGAGACGAAGGCGACGATGGTGCCGAGGGAGACGTCGGGGCCGCCGAACTGGAGGGCCATGCCCGCGGCCCAGTAGATGACGGCCGGCATGGCGGACATGACGATCCCGATCACGGCCATCCGCCAGCGGCCGGCCATGTTCGCCCGCACCTCGAGGTCGACGAGTTGCTCGGACTCCTCGGAGAAGGACCGGGTGAGGGAGTCGGAGCGGCCCATCGTGCGGCCGAGCAGGATGCCGCTGACCGACAGCGACTCGGTGACCGTGGCGGCCATCTCGGCCATCTGCTTCTGGCGCTGGGTGGTGATTTTCTTGCGTTCGTTGCCCACGCGGCGGCTGATCCACACGAAGACCGGCAGCAGGAGCAGCGAGACCACGGTCAGCCGCCAGTCGAGGGCGACCATCGCGATGATCGTGGCGACCACGCTGGTGAAGTTGGAGACCAGGGAGGTGGCGGTGGAGGTGACGGTGGCCTGCATGCCGCCGATGTCGTTGGCGATGCGGGACTGCACCTCGCCGGTACGCGTGCGCGTGAAGAAGGCGAGGGACATGCGCTGCAGGCGGCCGTAGACGGCCGTGCGCAGGTCGTGCATGACGCGCTGGCCGACCGTGGTGGAGATCAGCGTCTGCAGGACGCCGAAGACGCCGCCGAGGACGGCGCTGAGGATCATACCGAGGGCGAGGAGGCTCAGCAGGCCGGTGCGCCCCTCGGGGATCGCGACGTCCAGCGTCTCCTTCAGCAGGAACGGGGTGGCCACCGTGACCAGCGACGAGGCGGCGACCAACAGGCCGACGACCGCGAGCCGGGCGCGGTAGGGCTTGAAGAGCGTGAGGATGCGGCGCACCTGCCGGGGCTGGTCGGTCGAGGTGCCGGACGAGGGGGTCCAATCGATGTGGTCGCGGGGCATGGCTCCTACGGAGGGTGAGACAGTGAGGACTTGACGGAGCATAGCTCATTGTTACCTATACTCACAATGAACGGCGTCCTGATATTGTTCCCACATGACCACCCCAGATTCCGACGGACTGCTCGCCGAGCAACTGCTGCGACTCACCCGCCGGGTACACCGCATCCAGAAGCGTCATCTGGAGCAGCGCGGGCTGGGCGTCACCCCGGCCCAGGCCCGGCTGCTGCGTACCCTGGCGCACTGCGACTCACCACCGCGCATGGCCGACCTCGCCGAGCGGCTGGAGGTGGTGCCCCGGGCCGTGACGACCCTGGTCGACGGGTTGGAGGCGAGTGGCAAGGTCCGTCGGATGCCCGATCCCACCAACCGGCGGGTGATCCGGATCGAGCTCACGGAGGACGGCGGCAAGGCCCTGCGGGAGCTGCGCGGCGCGCGGCTGTCCGCCGCGCAGGAGATCCTGGACCCGCTGACGGACCTGGAACGCGGGGTGCTCAGCGGGTTGCTGGACGCGCTGGTGGACGGAACCCCGGAGCGGGAGCAGGGGCAGGAGCGGAAGGCAGGGCAAGGGCGGGTCTGCTGAACGACGTGGGAACGGGCCGTGGCCGCCCCTCCGTACTGCTGGAGGGGCGGCCACGGCCCGTTGCGTTGTCGCCGTCCGTCAACTCGCCTCGGGGGCGGTCTCCTTGGTGAGCTGGGCGGGAACCGCAGCCCGGCCCCCGGCCGCTTCCGGGCTCTCGGCGCCTTCCGGCTGCCCGGCGCCCTCCGGCTTCACGGACCCCTCGGGCTTGGCAAGGTCCTCGGGCTTGGCGGGGCTTTCCGGCTCGGCGGGGCTTTCCGGTTCCTCCTCCGTCGCGGCGACGTCCTCGCCGTTCAGGACCTTCTTGGCCCGCTCCAGGTCCAGCGCGCCCTCCCAGCGGGAGACGGCGAAGACCGCGACGCAGTTGCCGAGGAGGTTGGTGACGACGCGCATCGAGTCCATGATGCGGTCCACGCCCAGCAGCAGCGCGACGGCTCCGGCCGGGATGGCCCCCAGCGAGGAGGCGGTCGCGGACAGCGCGAGGAAGGCCGAGCCGGGGATGCCGGCCATGCCCTTGCTGGTGAGCATGAGCACCAGGATCACGGTGATCTGCTGGCCCAGGCTGAGGTCGACGCCGACCGCCTGGGCGATGAACAGGGTGCCGATGGACAGGTACAGCGAGGCGCCGTCCAGGTTGAAGGAGTACCCCGTCGGCAGCACCAGGCCCACGGCGTCGTCGCGGGCGCCGGCCTTGCGCAGCTTCTGCATCACGCGCGGCATGACGGCCTCGGTGGAGGCGGTGCCGAGCGCGAGCAGCACCTCCTCGCGGATGTAGCGCAGGAACTTCCACAGGCTCAGTCCGGTGACCAGCTTCAGGGCGACGGCGAGCAGCGCGATGAACAGGGCCGCGGCCGCGTAGCACAGGATGATCAGCTTGCCGTAGGTCTCGATCACGCCGAGCCCGTAGTTGCCGATCAGGACGGCCATCGCGCCGAACACCGCGATCGGCGCCAGCCGCATGACGAAGCCGACGATCGCAAAGATGATCTCCTGGGCCTGCTCGATGGCGGGCAGCACCTTCGGCACCTTGGTGTGGCCGAGGTGCAGCAGTGCGGCGCCCACCAGGCAGGCCAGGATGAGCACCTGGAGCAGGGAGTTCTCCGCGAAGGCGCCGATGAAACTGGTGGGCAGCGCGTTCACGATGAACTCGGTCGTCGAGGGCAGCGAACCGCCGCCCGTCTTCGCGTCGACCGCCGAGGTGTCGAGCGTGGACGGGTCGACGTTCATCCCCGAGCCGGGGTGGACGAGGTTGGCGGCGACGAGTCCGATGAGCAGGGCGAGCGTGCTCGCGATCTCGAACCAGATCAGCGCCTTGAGCCCGATCCGGCCGAACGCCTTCAGGTCACCGGCCTTGGCGATGCCGACGACGACCACACAGAACACCAGGGGCGAGATGATCGTCTTGATGAGCCGGGTGAACCCGTCACCGAGCGGCTGGAGATCCGTGGCCACGTCGGGCCACAGTTTTCCGACGAGGATGCCGAGGACGAGCGCGCAGGCGACCTGCGCGAAGAGTGAGGTACGCAGTATGCGTGCGACGCGTCGCGGCAGGGACGGGGCGGACGGCGGCACGGGCACTCCTTGGGGGACGGGTGGGACACAGAAGTCAAGGACGGGGACTTCTGCGATACGGAAAGCGGCTTCCGTGGCGATCACTTTGGAGGTGCCGTTGATCGCACGCAAGACCGTCGCGTTTCCGCAAGGTAAATCCCGTCACGAGTGACGCATCGCACGCAACTCCGTCTCAGCAGCCGTCGCGGTCCTGGGCCAGCACCCCCTGAACGGTGGTCAGCCGGCGGTCGTGGCAACCGTCCGGGCCGACCAGCCGGTAGCGCTCGCTCGTCGTGCCGACGGCGTGGCGCTGATCGCGGGGCACGTTGACGGTGAAGGTCGCGTCACCCGTGTAGGTGTCGTCGAGCCGCGACCACCCCGTGCGCCGGCCGCCCCGCACCGTCACGGCGTCGGCCCGGTCGCCGAGGGTCAGCACGGTGCGCAGCCGGCCGTCCGTGCCGAGGGTGGTGGTGCCGTTCATCGTGTACGTCCGGTGGGTGCGCGTCGTACGGGCCGGTCCGCGGCCGTCGACGGTGACCGACTCGTCGTCCGTCCAGGCGGCGTCGAGGCCGTCGACGGTCTCGCCGTCGGTCCAGCGGTGCGCGGAGGTGGTCGCGAGGGTGCGGGTGACGGTGGTCCGCACGCGCCCGTGCGAGGTGTCGAGGTAGCCGGCGACGGCCAGGCGGTGCCCGCCCTCGGTGTCGACGCGGTGCTGCGTGCCGGGCGTGTAGACGGTGGAGTCGGTGAGCCCACCCGCTTCGTGCGTGACGAGTCTCCCGCCGACGACGGCCTTCCCCGGGTCCTGCCAGACGAGCACGTTGACCGGTGTGCTCCAGCCGCTCTGCCCCGCGGGCACACCGACGACGGACACTTCGACGCGGTGCGGGCGGCCGTCGTTGAGGATCCCGGCGAAGGGGGTCAGGTCGTATTCGATCGGCTTGATGTCGAGAGCGCGGGGGCCCGGGATCACGTACCAGAGAAAGGGGTTGGACCAGCCGCCGGTCCAGACGGTCGGGAAGGGAGTGGCGATTCCGGCCAGCCGCCCGTCGACCTTGACCTGCACCTCCCGGTAGGGGCCGTCGTCGGCGTGGCAGGAGTACGGCGCCGCCGCGGGCACGGTCAGGTACCAGTACTCCTCGCACCCGCCGCCGGAGCCGGTGGCGTACACCTCGGCGACGACGCGTTCGCTGTTGCGGGGCGTGGTGAGGGTCTGGCCGTCGGGGCCGTCGGCCAGGGTGAGGACGCGGTCGGGGGCGGCGGCCGGTTTTCCCTCGTAGAAGGTGAGGGTCACCTTGACGTCGATCACGCCCGTGTAGGTGTCGTCGACGACGTTGCCGATGAGCATCTCCACGTCCTGGGCGTCGCGGAACGTGTCGCTGTAGCGGGTGACGTCCTTCTCGACGGACCACTCGATCCCGTCGGGCGACGGCTCGGGCGTCGAGGTACGGAAGACCTCCACCCCGCCGACGCGCAGATAGCCCAGCCGGTCGAACTGCCGCCCCGCGACCTTGCCGTCGAGCCGCAGCACCACCTTGCTCCAGCGGTCGCCGCAGCCGTCCGGCGGGGTGTACGAGCCCCGGTACGGCGTGAAGTCCCGGAAGCGCGCCTCGGCAAGGGTGACCTGGCAGGACTTGCTGTCGGGCGGGGTCACGGGCGGGGCGGCGGTGAGGGGGTCGTGCCAGTCGCTGCCGAACTCGGCGGGAACCTCGCCCGACACGGACGTCGGGGACGTCGGGGAGGTGGCGGATGCCGGGGAGGTGGCGGCTGTCGCGGAGGCGGTGGATGCGGAGGCGGCCGCCTGTGGCGCGCCGCCCCCGAGAACGGTGCCCGCCAGGAGAATCGCTCCGATGAGCATGGACATGACTATCCGACTTCTCATGGCCGGTGTTCTACGGCGAGTTGCCCCTCCCCCGCAATGAGGCATCCGGGCGCCTCCCGCCACCTCCTGACTCCTCCGCCGGAAGTGCTAACCCTTCAGCGCGGCCCTGTCTCCCATGAGCACCACGGGATGCTGATCCGGGTCGAGCGTGCGCAGCAGGTATTCCATCGCCGCCTTGGACAGGCTGACGCAGGCCGACGTGCCGCTGCCGTGGTCCATGTGCAGCCAGATCCCGCCACCCTTCTCCTCGCCCTCGGGTTGGGTCGGATCGTCGGGCGGCGTGCCCTTGACGCGGTTGTAGTCGATGGCGATGACGTAGTCGAAGTCGTGCCAGTGCGAGCGCTCCCACCAGTGCGGCGCCCCGAAGTCCTCGGACTGCGTGTACGGCAGCCTGGCGCCGGGGTCGTCCAGGACGCCGCCCGCGGCGGTGAGCGTGAACACGCCGACAGGGCTGCGGTTGTCGCCGAGGTGGTGGTCGGCGGTCCAGCCCTTCTTGCCGTTGTGCCCCGGCCAGCTCCGGACCCGCTCCCAGGCCGTGCCGCGCTTGGCGTAGAACACGACGGTGGCGTCCGCGGAGTCCTTTCCGTCGCCGTACACCGCCAGGACCTGGCGTGATCCAGCGGGAATCCGCCCTTGCAACCGGTCCCCGACGCCCGGGAGGCGGGTCGCCGCGGCCGTGCTCGACGGGGTGCCGCCGCCTTCGGCACCCGCTCCCGCCGTACCACCTCGCCTGTGTTCCGTGCCCGAACCACCACAGGCGGCCAGGGCCGCGAGCAGAAGACCACAGGTCACCGTCGCGGCCCCGACGCGCCGCACCTCGCCATGTCGCATCGGGCCATGCTCGCATCACTTTCCGGTCATTTGCGGCAGATTCCGGACATCCGGGCCGCGTCGATGGCTGCCGGATCCGGTCGCCGCAGCGGAAAACAGGTTGATTTCCACCACGCTGCGACGCGAACCTTGCACGGTTTGTTGCCGCTCCCCGCGGGCCTTCCCGCACATCCACTCCCTTGTCTCCCCCTCCCCCTTCCCCCTCCCCGACCCCCGCCTCTCTCCGCCCTCCCCGCCT
The Streptomyces sp. NBC_01485 genome window above contains:
- the mltG gene encoding endolytic transglycosylase MltG, with the protein product MQMNTPPRSTIRLTRRGRLVLIATGAVVAGTAVAVPLLSLERLESPKKEEPKPTALVIPEGWRASQIYEAVDKALALPTGTTAKTLPKAGLKLPNDADGNPEGYLFPATYPLHKKATPQTLLSYMVDTANKRFNGAPIAAGAQRNAMNVYQAVTVASLVQAEAATKADMGKVARVVFNRLERGMPLQMDSTINYAMHRSTLRTTENDTRIESPYNSYQRMGLPPTPIDNPGEEAMRAAISPAPGDWLYFVTVKPGDTRFTANYAEHQRNVAEFNRNQKAPKSTSAAAK
- a CDS encoding ABC transporter ATP-binding protein; translated protein: MPRDHIDWTPSSGTSTDQPRQVRRILTLFKPYRARLAVVGLLVAASSLVTVATPFLLKETLDVAIPEGRTGLLSLLALGMILSAVLGGVFGVLQTLISTTVGQRVMHDLRTAVYGRLQRMSLAFFTRTRTGEVQSRIANDIGGMQATVTSTATSLVSNFTSVVATIIAMVALDWRLTVVSLLLLPVFVWISRRVGNERKKITTQRQKQMAEMAATVTESLSVSGILLGRTMGRSDSLTRSFSEESEQLVDLEVRANMAGRWRMAVIGIVMSAMPAVIYWAAGMALQFGGPDVSLGTIVAFVSLQQGLFRPAVGLLSTGVQIQTSLALFQRIFEYLDLPIDITERADPVHLDQIKGEVRFEGVAFRYDGKGGPVLDGIDVTVAAGGSLAVVGPTGAGKSTLGYLVPRLYDVTGGRVTLDGVDVRDLDFDTLARAVGVVSQETYLFHATVADNLRFAKPDATDEELHAAARAAQIHDHIAGLPDGYDTVVGERGHRFSGGEKQRLAIARTILRDPPVLILDEATSALDTRTERAVQEAIDALSANRTTLTIAHRLSTIRGADQIVVLESGQVAERGTHDDLLERNGRYAALVRRDARLEPTR
- a CDS encoding MarR family winged helix-turn-helix transcriptional regulator, encoding MTTPDSDGLLAEQLLRLTRRVHRIQKRHLEQRGLGVTPAQARLLRTLAHCDSPPRMADLAERLEVVPRAVTTLVDGLEASGKVRRMPDPTNRRVIRIELTEDGGKALRELRGARLSAAQEILDPLTDLERGVLSGLLDALVDGTPEREQGQERKAGQGRVC
- a CDS encoding cation:dicarboxylate symporter family transporter, with the translated sequence MPPSAPSLPRRVARILRTSLFAQVACALVLGILVGKLWPDVATDLQPLGDGFTRLIKTIISPLVFCVVVVGIAKAGDLKAFGRIGLKALIWFEIASTLALLIGLVAANLVHPGSGMNVDPSTLDTSAVDAKTGGGSLPSTTEFIVNALPTSFIGAFAENSLLQVLILACLVGAALLHLGHTKVPKVLPAIEQAQEIIFAIVGFVMRLAPIAVFGAMAVLIGNYGLGVIETYGKLIILCYAAAALFIALLAVALKLVTGLSLWKFLRYIREEVLLALGTASTEAVMPRVMQKLRKAGARDDAVGLVLPTGYSFNLDGASLYLSIGTLFIAQAVGVDLSLGQQITVILVLMLTSKGMAGIPGSAFLALSATASSLGAIPAGAVALLLGVDRIMDSMRVVTNLLGNCVAVFAVSRWEGALDLERAKKVLNGEDVAATEEEPESPAEPESPAKPEDLAKPEGSVKPEGAGQPEGAESPEAAGGRAAVPAQLTKETAPEAS
- a CDS encoding peptide-N4-asparagine amidase produces the protein MRSRIVMSMLIGAILLAGTVLGGGAPQAAASASTASATAATSPASATSPTSPTSVSGEVPAEFGSDWHDPLTAAPPVTPPDSKSCQVTLAEARFRDFTPYRGSYTPPDGCGDRWSKVVLRLDGKVAGRQFDRLGYLRVGGVEVFRTSTPEPSPDGIEWSVEKDVTRYSDTFRDAQDVEMLIGNVVDDTYTGVIDVKVTLTFYEGKPAAAPDRVLTLADGPDGQTLTTPRNSERVVAEVYATGSGGGCEEYWYLTVPAAAPYSCHADDGPYREVQVKVDGRLAGIATPFPTVWTGGWSNPFLWYVIPGPRALDIKPIEYDLTPFAGILNDGRPHRVEVSVVGVPAGQSGWSTPVNVLVWQDPGKAVVGGRLVTHEAGGLTDSTVYTPGTQHRVDTEGGHRLAVAGYLDTSHGRVRTTVTRTLATTSAHRWTDGETVDGLDAAWTDDESVTVDGRGPARTTRTHRTYTMNGTTTLGTDGRLRTVLTLGDRADAVTVRGGRRTGWSRLDDTYTGDATFTVNVPRDQRHAVGTTSERYRLVGPDGCHDRRLTTVQGVLAQDRDGC
- a CDS encoding L,D-transpeptidase family protein encodes the protein MRHGEVRRVGAATVTCGLLLAALAACGGSGTEHRRGGTAGAGAEGGGTPSSTAAATRLPGVGDRLQGRIPAGSRQVLAVYGDGKDSADATVVFYAKRGTAWERVRSWPGHNGKKGWTADHHLGDNRSPVGVFTLTAAGGVLDDPGARLPYTQSEDFGAPHWWERSHWHDFDYVIAIDYNRVKGTPPDDPTQPEGEEKGGGIWLHMDHGSGTSACVSLSKAAMEYLLRTLDPDQHPVVLMGDRAALKG